From Carassius auratus strain Wakin chromosome 22, ASM336829v1, whole genome shotgun sequence, a single genomic window includes:
- the LOC113040335 gene encoding protein NLRC3-like: MSEKRGKMSLSHKQSVRSDSHVSSSVSVKSDRSKGEPPRFSEETPSATERLQYETLDSDFQINRKHKNFTVKLLGIFQDLEKKITNFLKNELDMFKKILQKEDMQYFVNYFNDNRCSIKEAALDLTLYFLREMKQDEAADTLEDELIFIHQLKCSLKKKYQCVSEGIAKQGDSTLLKNIYTDLYITQGCSEQVNTEHEVRQIEVASRRHESQEIQVECKNLFKAPEQDKLIRTVLTKGVAGIGKSVSVQKFVLDWAEGKENQDISFVFPLPFREMNLKEQEKLSLMDLITQFFPETKGLNLTRRNRFKVLFILDGLDECRLPVNFKDNETWSDVSSPASLDVLLTNLIKGNLLPSALIWITSRPAAASKIPPDCIDRLTEIRGFNDAQKEEYFRKRFTDENQAKEIIDHVKQSKSLYIMCHIPVFCWISATVLQNILEEKRNNVVKNNQADDASKTLQESNTEDTPKTLTQMYTHFLRFQIQQSRRKYDGEHTPDVSWDKDAIFSLGKLAFDQLERNNVIFYDTDLEACGIDVYKASVYSGMCTQIFKEETGITLGTMYCFIHLSIQEFIAALYAHLFLDVNKKYVFDQDSTEQENKSETVIDLLKTAVDKALESDNGHLDLFLRFLLGLSLQSNQRLLQGLLTQQDDNDQSKKEIVQYIKQKFEANLSPERSINLFYCLNELNDQTLVKDIQTHLSKGNLSSADLSPAQWSALVFVLLTSEEELEEFELQKFKKSDECLIRLSAVIKTCKRAL; this comes from the exons GCTGCAATATGAGACATTAGATTCAGACTTCCAGATTAACAGGAAACATAAGAATTTTACAGTCAAACTCCTAGGAATCTTCCAG GATCTTGAGAAAAAAATAACCAATTTTCTAAAAAATGAGCTGGACATGTTtaagaaaattttacaaaaagaGGACATGCAATACTTTGTGAATTACTTTAATGATAACAGATGCAGTATtaaagaagcagctcttgatctcacgctctacttcctgagagagatgaagcaagatgaagctgctgatactcTAGAAG ATGAGCTGatcttcattcatcagctaaagtgtagcctaaagaagaagtatcaatgtgtgtctgaaggaattgcaaagcaaggtgactctacacttctgaagaacatctacaccgatctctatatcactcagggttgtagtgaacaggtcaatactgaacatgaggtgagacagattgaagttgcttccagacgtcatgaatcacaggagatCCAGGTTGAGTGcaaaaatttatttaaagcacctgaacaagacaagctgatcagaactgtgctgacaaaaggagttgctggcatcggaaaatcagtctctgtgcagaagtttgttctggattgggccgaaggaaaagaaaatcaagatatcagcttcgtatttcctcttccatttagagagatgaacttaaaggagcaagaaaaactaagtttgatggaccttataactcagtttttcccagagacaaaaggactgaacctCACCAGAAGAAATCGATTCAAAGTCTTGTTTattcttgatggattggatgaatgtcgacttcctgtaaactttaaggataatgagacgtggtctgatgtATCATCACCAGCCTCTCTAgatgttctcctgacgaacctcatcaagggaaatctgcttccttctgctctcatctggatcaccagcagaccagcagctgccagtaagattcctcctgactgtatcgaccggctgacagagatacgaggattcaatgatgcacaaaaggaggagtacttcagaaaaagattcacggatgagaatcaggccaaagaaatcattgatcatgttaaacaatcaaagagtctctatatcatgtgccacatcccagtcttctgctggatttcagccactgttctccagaacatattagaggagaaaagaaataatgttgtgaaaaacaatcaggctgatgatgcctccaaaacactgcaggagtcaaatactgaagacacccctaagactctgacacaaatgtacacacacttcctcagatttcagatccagcagagcagacgaaagtatgatggagaacatacaccagatgtttcctgggataaagatgccatcttttcactggggaaactggcatttgatcagctggaaagaaacaatgtgatcttctatgacacagatctggaagcctgtggtattgacgtctataaggcatcagtgtactcaggcatgtgtacccagatctttaaggaggaaacggggatcactcttggtaccatgtactgcttcATTCAtttgagcattcaagagtttattgcagctctttatgcacatctgtttctagatGTCAACAAGAAATATGTGTTTGATCAAGACTCTAcagaacaggaaaacaaaagtgaaaccgtgattgatttgctcaagactgcagtggacaaggcactagagagtgataatggacacctggatctttttcttcgattcctccttggtttgtcactccagtccaatcagagactcttacagggtctGTTGACACAGCAAGATGACAATGACCAGAGCAAAAAagaaatagttcagtacatcaagcagaaatttGAAGCcaatctgtctccagagagatccatcaatctgttctactgtctgaatgaactgaacgaccaaactctggtgaaagacattcagacccaccttagcaaaggaaatctctcatctgctgatctttcacctgcccagtggtctgctttggtctttgtgttgttgacatcagaggaggagctggaggagtttgagcttcagaaattcaagaaatcagacgagtgtctaattagattatcagcagtcatcaaaacctgcaaaagagctctgtaa